In Elaeis guineensis isolate ETL-2024a chromosome 1, EG11, whole genome shotgun sequence, a genomic segment contains:
- the LOC105037889 gene encoding uncharacterized protein — translation MPAFPILLSITLLSISSFLLPTSGLNHEGLALLSWLSTFNSSPSSSLFSSWNQIHQNPCRWAFITCSKNGLVSEISIKSINLSTTFPTQLLSFNSLATIVLHDTNITGEIPAEISNLTSLVTLDLSYNNLNGNMPPEIGKLWKLGSLYLNSNSLKGPIPPEISNCSQLRSLELVDNALTGTIPAELGKLSLLETFRAGGNAGLFGEIPVNISQCQGLVFLGLAGTAVSGHIPSSLGELKSLRTLSIYTANLSGTIPPQIANCSALENVFLYQNQLTGEIPADLGLLRNLKSLLLWENSFNGNIPGSLGNCSGLTIMDFSLNSLTGEIPASFSNLLSLEVFLLSYNNISGKIPPFIGNLSSLNQLELDNNRFSGEIPASIGQLKELSQFFAWQNQLRGNIPFEIGYCKNLQSLDLSYNFLSGSLPNSLFSIKSLSKLMLISNGLSGDLPSHIGNCSSLTRLRLGFNRFSGRIPPEIGLLRSLTFLELSENQLSGEIPPELGNCVQLEMVDLHENRLQGMIPSSFESLQHLNVLDLSRNRISGAVPELLSKLKSLNKLALNGNYITGSIPKSLGLCKDLQSLDMSSNRLSGPIPDEIGQLQGLDIVLNLSWNSLSGPLPQGVSNLSKLASLDLSHNMLTGSLTILGELGNLVFLDVSYNNFSGYLPDTLFFRQLPMIFLSGNPQLCTVHNECFLRFQRSHSSRRIILLLIFGLALTVVVMTLGTLVTLRAQKAAANNLKEDEEIQEWDFTPFQKLDFSIDEVVKGLLDSNIIGNGSSGVVYRVETRTGLMVAVKKLSPEKNREFPGRDLFTAELKTLGSIRHKNIVRLLGCCCKRNRSSQLLIFDYISNGSLDKLLHRSSKFFLEWDSRYKIALGAAEGLAYLHHDCNPPIIHRDIKANNILIGPQFEAYLADFGLAKLMDNSGYRRPCSIVIGSCGYIAPEYSYSLKITEKSDVYSYGVVLLEILTGMQPTDDRIPGGIHIIEWVRRELRRPTAKAADLLDEVLRNQTDLIVQEMVQVLGVALLCVNAVPKERPTMRDVVALLKEIRLEYQNLIDADGAYKGFEDSAQATACSSFSRSSEPLINSYRC, via the exons ATGCCGGCCTTTCCAATTCTCCTCAGCATCACATTGCTGTCAATCTCATCCTTTCTTCTTCCCACCTCTGGCCTAAACCATGAAGGCCTTGCCCTCCTCTCATGGCTTTCAACCTTTaactcctctccttcctcctctttgTTCTCTTCATGGAATCAAATCCACCAAAACCCATGCAGATGGGCTTTCATCACATGCTCCAAAAATGGTTTAGTTTCAGAAATCAGTATCAAATCCATCAACCTTTCCACCACATTCCCCACTCAACTCCTGTCATTCAATTCCCTCGCCACAATAGTCCTACATGATACAAACATCACTGGAGAAATTCCAGCAGAGATCTCCAACTTGACTTCTTTGGTCACTCTAGACCTCAGTTACAACAATCTAAATGGAAACATGCCACCTGAGATTGGAAAGCTTTGGAAATTGGGCTCCCTCTACTTGAACTCGAACTCATTAAAAGGCCCAATCCCACCAGAGATCAGTAATTGCTCGCAGCTCAGATCATTAGAGCTGGTCGACAACGCGCTGACCGGGACGATTCCAGCAGAGCTTGGCAAGCTTTCACTTCTAGAAACTTTTCGGGCAGGAGGAAATGCAGGACTCTTTGGAGAAATTCCAGTCAACATTTCTCAGTGCCAAGGACTAGTCTTCCTAGGTCTGGCAGGCACTGCAGTCTCTGGCCACATTCCATCCAGCTTGGGAGAACTGAAGAGTCTAAGGACTCTTTCTATATACACAGCTAATCTCTCTGGAACCATTCCGCCGCAAATTGCGAATTGCTCAGCTCTTGAGAATGTTTTTCTTTACCAGAATCAGCTTACAGGTGAGATCCCGGCTGACTTAGGCCTTCTGAGAAATCTAAAGAGTTTGTTGCTTTGGGAGAACAGCTTCAATGGTAATATTCCAGGATCACTTGGTAATTGTAGTGGTTTGACAATTATGGACTTCTCCTTGAATTCTCTGACTGGTGAAATCCCAGCATCCTTTTCAAATTTGCTATCACTAGAGGTGTTCCTACTGTCTTACAACAATATCTCTGGCAAGATTCCACCTTTCATTGGAAATCTTTCAAGTCTGAATCAGCTAGAGTTGGATAACAATAGGTTCTCAGGCGAAATCCCGGCTAGTATTGGGCAGCTCAAGGAGCTGAGTCAGTTCTTTGCATGGCAGAATCAGCTACGTGGGAACATACCTTTTGAGATAGGCTATTGCAAAAATCTCCAATCCCTTGACCTTTCATACAACTTCCTCTCTGGTTCGCTACCAAATTCTCTATTCAGTATCAAAAGCTTGAGCAAACTCATGCTGATCTCTAATGGGCTTTCTGGTGATCTCCCATCACATATTGGCAACTGCAGCAGCTTGACCCGGTTGCGGCTTGGATTCAATCGGTTTTCAGGCAGAATTCCACCAGAAATCGGGCTCCTCCGCAGTCTGACCTTTCTCGAGTTGTCTGAAAACCAGCTCTCTGGTGAAATACCACCCGAACTTGGCAACTGCGTCCAACTTGAAATGGTTGATTTGCATGAGAACAGGCTCCAAGGCATGATTCCTAGTTCctttgaatctcttcagcatctcAATGTACTAGACCTTTCAAGGAATAGAATCTCAGGAGCAGTTCCTGAGTTGTTAAGTAAGCTCAAGTCTCTAAATAAGCTTGCATTAAATGGGAACTACATCACCGGTTCGATACCCAAGTCCTTGGGTCTTTGCAAGGATTTGCAGTCATTGGATATGAGCAGCAACAGACTCTCAGGTCCAATCCCTGATGAGATTGGTCAGCTGCAGGGACTTGATATAGTGTTGAATTTGAGTTGGAACTCTCTCTCAGGCCCTCTTCctcaaggagtttcaaatcttTCAAAGCTCGCCAGCCTCGATCTTTCACATAACATGCTGACAGGATCATTAACCATATTGGGTGAGCTTGGAAATTTGGTTTTTCTTGATGTTTCATACAATAATTTTTCAGGTTATCTCCCTGACACTCTGTTCTTCCGACAACTTCCAATGATATTTCTTTCTGGTAATCCGCAGTTATGTACTGTTCATAATGAGTGTTTTCTTAGATTCCAAAGGAGTCATTCTTCaagaaggatcatccttcttcttatttttgGTCTTGCTTTGACCGTTGTTGTAATGACATTGGGAACATTGGTGACGCTAAGGGCTCAGAAGGCGGCGGCAAATAATTTGAAGGAAGATGAGGAAATACAAGAATGGGATTTTACACCCTTTCAGAAGCTGGATTTCTCTATAGATGAAGTTGTAAAGGGGTTATTGGATTCTAACATCATTGGAAACGGTTCTTCTGGCGTGGTCTATAGGGTTGAGACCAGAACTGGGCTTATGGTTGCTGTGAAGAAACTATCGCCTGAAAAGAATCGAGAGTTCCCTGGAAGGGATCTTTTCACTGCAGAATTGAAGACTCTTGGGTCCATCAGACATAAGAACATAGTAAGGCTTTTGGGCTGCTGCTGCAAGAGAAATAGAAGTTCTCAGTTGCTCATATTTGACTATATCAGCAATGGAAGTTTGGATAAGTTGCTTCATAGAAGCAGTAAGTTCTTTCTAGAGTGGGATTCGAGGTACAAGATTGCACTAGGTGCAGCTGAGGGCTTGGCCTATCTCCACCATGACTGCAATCCTCCAATCATCCATCGGGATATCAAGGCCAACAACATATTAATTGGTCCACAGTTTGAAGCCTATCTTGCAGATTTTGGACTTGCAAAGCTCATGGATAATTCAGGTTACAGAAGACCTTGTAGCATTGTCATTGGTTCTTGTGGTTACATTGCTCCTG AATACAGTTACAGTCTAAAGATCACAGAGAAGAGTGATGTTTATAGCTATGGTGTTGTTCTCTTGGAGATCTTAACTGGGATGCAACCAACTGATGATAGAATTCCGGGAGGAATCCACATCATCGAATGGGTCCGGAGGGAGTTGAGAAGACCTACTGCTAAGGCTGCAGACTTACTCGATGAGGTGTTAAGGAATCAAACAGATTTGATTGTACAGGAAATGGTTCAAGTGCTTGGTGTGGCTCTCCTTTGTGTGAATGCAGTGCCAAAGGAGCGTCCCACCATGAGAGATGTGGTGGCTTTGCTCAAGGAAATTAGGCTTGAGTATCAAAATCTCATAGATGCTGATGGAGCATATAAGGGATTTGAAGACAGTGCCCAAGCAACAGCCTGCAGTAGCTTTTCTAGATCCTCAGAACCTTTGATAAACTCCTATCGATGCTAG
- the LOC105037888 gene encoding uncharacterized protein isoform X2 has translation MAAAVGNLSPAAILGSVAAARLLPPRSTVSFKTPSLLTRSLPSLRPIRPPGPQFQVRAARTESGSVSLGFRAPYFELPEPLTGKVWKLDDFEPYPALLVMFICNHCPFVKHLKKDIVKLTNFYMGKGLAVVAISSNSTVTHPQDGPQFMAEEAKLFNYPFPYLFDESQDVARAFGAVCTPEFFLFKKDGRRPFELFYRGRFDDSRPSNNVPITGRDLSLAIDCALSGQQLSSVQKPRIPL, from the exons ATGGCTGCCGCGGTCGGAAATCTCTCCCCCGCTGCCATTCTTGGCTCGGTGGCCGCCGCTCGTTTGCTGCCTCCTCGGAGCACCGTATCCTTCAAAACGCCTTCCCTCCTGACTCGTTCCCTCCCTTCTTTGAGACCAATTAGGCCTCCCGGTCCCCAATTCCAAGTCCGAGCTGCGAGAACCGAGTCCGGTAGCGTCTCACTCGGCTTCAGAGCTCCCTATTTCGAG CTTCCGGAGCCATTGACGGGGAAGGTCTGGAAATTGGATGACTTCGAGCCTTATCCTGCCTTGTTG GTGATGTTCATTTGCAATCACTGTCCATTTGTTAAACACTTGAAAAAGGATATCGTGAAGCTTACAAATTTCTATATGGGG AAGGGGCTGGCGGTTGTTGCAATCTCTTCAAATTCCACAGTTACACACCCACAG GACGGGCCACAATTTATGGCAGAAGAAGCTAAATTGTTTAACTACCCCTTCCCATATCTATTTGATGAG TCACAAGATGTTGCACGAGCTTTTGGAGCTGTCTGCACGCCAGAGTTCTTCCTTTTTAAAAAG GATGGGAGAAGGCCATTTGAGCTGTTCTACCGTGGGCGGTTTGATGACTCACGCCCATCTAATAATGTGCCCATAACTGGAAG GGACTTGAGTCTTGCAATAGATTGTGCTCTTAGCGGCCAACAGTTATCATCGGTGCAAAAGCCTAG GATTCCCCTGTAG
- the LOC105037888 gene encoding uncharacterized protein isoform X1, with amino-acid sequence MAAAVGNLSPAAILGSVAAARLLPPRSTVSFKTPSLLTRSLPSLRPIRPPGPQFQVRAARTESGSVSLGFRAPYFELPEPLTGKVWKLDDFEPYPALLVMFICNHCPFVKHLKKDIVKLTNFYMGKGLAVVAISSNSTVTHPQDGPQFMAEEAKLFNYPFPYLFDESQDVARAFGAVCTPEFFLFKKDGRRPFELFYRGRFDDSRPSNNVPITGRDLSLAIDCALSGQQLSSVQKPSVGCSIKWHPEKSQ; translated from the exons ATGGCTGCCGCGGTCGGAAATCTCTCCCCCGCTGCCATTCTTGGCTCGGTGGCCGCCGCTCGTTTGCTGCCTCCTCGGAGCACCGTATCCTTCAAAACGCCTTCCCTCCTGACTCGTTCCCTCCCTTCTTTGAGACCAATTAGGCCTCCCGGTCCCCAATTCCAAGTCCGAGCTGCGAGAACCGAGTCCGGTAGCGTCTCACTCGGCTTCAGAGCTCCCTATTTCGAG CTTCCGGAGCCATTGACGGGGAAGGTCTGGAAATTGGATGACTTCGAGCCTTATCCTGCCTTGTTG GTGATGTTCATTTGCAATCACTGTCCATTTGTTAAACACTTGAAAAAGGATATCGTGAAGCTTACAAATTTCTATATGGGG AAGGGGCTGGCGGTTGTTGCAATCTCTTCAAATTCCACAGTTACACACCCACAG GACGGGCCACAATTTATGGCAGAAGAAGCTAAATTGTTTAACTACCCCTTCCCATATCTATTTGATGAG TCACAAGATGTTGCACGAGCTTTTGGAGCTGTCTGCACGCCAGAGTTCTTCCTTTTTAAAAAG GATGGGAGAAGGCCATTTGAGCTGTTCTACCGTGGGCGGTTTGATGACTCACGCCCATCTAATAATGTGCCCATAACTGGAAG GGACTTGAGTCTTGCAATAGATTGTGCTCTTAGCGGCCAACAGTTATCATCGGTGCAAAAGCCTAG TGTTGGATGCAGCATAAAATGGCATCCAGAAAAAAGCCAGTGA
- the LOC105037888 gene encoding uncharacterized protein isoform X5: MAAAVGNLSPAAILGSVAAARLLPPRSTVSFKTPSLLTRSLPSLRPIRPPGPQFQVRAARTESGSVSLGFRAPYFELPEPLTGKVWKLDDFEPYPALLKGLAVVAISSNSTVTHPQSQDVARAFGAVCTPEFFLFKKDGRRPFELFYRGRFDDSRPSNNVPITGRDLSLAIDCALSGQQLSSVQKPSVGCSIKWHPEKSQ, from the exons ATGGCTGCCGCGGTCGGAAATCTCTCCCCCGCTGCCATTCTTGGCTCGGTGGCCGCCGCTCGTTTGCTGCCTCCTCGGAGCACCGTATCCTTCAAAACGCCTTCCCTCCTGACTCGTTCCCTCCCTTCTTTGAGACCAATTAGGCCTCCCGGTCCCCAATTCCAAGTCCGAGCTGCGAGAACCGAGTCCGGTAGCGTCTCACTCGGCTTCAGAGCTCCCTATTTCGAG CTTCCGGAGCCATTGACGGGGAAGGTCTGGAAATTGGATGACTTCGAGCCTTATCCTGCCTTGTTG AAGGGGCTGGCGGTTGTTGCAATCTCTTCAAATTCCACAGTTACACACCCACAG TCACAAGATGTTGCACGAGCTTTTGGAGCTGTCTGCACGCCAGAGTTCTTCCTTTTTAAAAAG GATGGGAGAAGGCCATTTGAGCTGTTCTACCGTGGGCGGTTTGATGACTCACGCCCATCTAATAATGTGCCCATAACTGGAAG GGACTTGAGTCTTGCAATAGATTGTGCTCTTAGCGGCCAACAGTTATCATCGGTGCAAAAGCCTAG TGTTGGATGCAGCATAAAATGGCATCCAGAAAAAAGCCAGTGA
- the LOC105037888 gene encoding uncharacterized protein isoform X3, whose translation MAAAVGNLSPAAILGSVAAARLLPPRSTVSFKTPSLLTRSLPSLRPIRPPGPQFQVRAARTESGSVSLGFRAPYFELPEPLTGKVWKLDDFEPYPALLVMFICNHCPFVKHLKKDIVKLTNFYMGKGLAVVAISSNSTVTHPQSQDVARAFGAVCTPEFFLFKKDGRRPFELFYRGRFDDSRPSNNVPITGRDLSLAIDCALSGQQLSSVQKPSVGCSIKWHPEKSQ comes from the exons ATGGCTGCCGCGGTCGGAAATCTCTCCCCCGCTGCCATTCTTGGCTCGGTGGCCGCCGCTCGTTTGCTGCCTCCTCGGAGCACCGTATCCTTCAAAACGCCTTCCCTCCTGACTCGTTCCCTCCCTTCTTTGAGACCAATTAGGCCTCCCGGTCCCCAATTCCAAGTCCGAGCTGCGAGAACCGAGTCCGGTAGCGTCTCACTCGGCTTCAGAGCTCCCTATTTCGAG CTTCCGGAGCCATTGACGGGGAAGGTCTGGAAATTGGATGACTTCGAGCCTTATCCTGCCTTGTTG GTGATGTTCATTTGCAATCACTGTCCATTTGTTAAACACTTGAAAAAGGATATCGTGAAGCTTACAAATTTCTATATGGGG AAGGGGCTGGCGGTTGTTGCAATCTCTTCAAATTCCACAGTTACACACCCACAG TCACAAGATGTTGCACGAGCTTTTGGAGCTGTCTGCACGCCAGAGTTCTTCCTTTTTAAAAAG GATGGGAGAAGGCCATTTGAGCTGTTCTACCGTGGGCGGTTTGATGACTCACGCCCATCTAATAATGTGCCCATAACTGGAAG GGACTTGAGTCTTGCAATAGATTGTGCTCTTAGCGGCCAACAGTTATCATCGGTGCAAAAGCCTAG TGTTGGATGCAGCATAAAATGGCATCCAGAAAAAAGCCAGTGA
- the LOC105037888 gene encoding uncharacterized protein isoform X4 translates to MAAAVGNLSPAAILGSVAAARLLPPRSTVSFKTPSLLTRSLPSLRPIRPPGPQFQVRAARTESGSVSLGFRAPYFELPEPLTGKVWKLDDFEPYPALLKGLAVVAISSNSTVTHPQDGPQFMAEEAKLFNYPFPYLFDESQDVARAFGAVCTPEFFLFKKDGRRPFELFYRGRFDDSRPSNNVPITGRDLSLAIDCALSGQQLSSVQKPSVGCSIKWHPEKSQ, encoded by the exons ATGGCTGCCGCGGTCGGAAATCTCTCCCCCGCTGCCATTCTTGGCTCGGTGGCCGCCGCTCGTTTGCTGCCTCCTCGGAGCACCGTATCCTTCAAAACGCCTTCCCTCCTGACTCGTTCCCTCCCTTCTTTGAGACCAATTAGGCCTCCCGGTCCCCAATTCCAAGTCCGAGCTGCGAGAACCGAGTCCGGTAGCGTCTCACTCGGCTTCAGAGCTCCCTATTTCGAG CTTCCGGAGCCATTGACGGGGAAGGTCTGGAAATTGGATGACTTCGAGCCTTATCCTGCCTTGTTG AAGGGGCTGGCGGTTGTTGCAATCTCTTCAAATTCCACAGTTACACACCCACAG GACGGGCCACAATTTATGGCAGAAGAAGCTAAATTGTTTAACTACCCCTTCCCATATCTATTTGATGAG TCACAAGATGTTGCACGAGCTTTTGGAGCTGTCTGCACGCCAGAGTTCTTCCTTTTTAAAAAG GATGGGAGAAGGCCATTTGAGCTGTTCTACCGTGGGCGGTTTGATGACTCACGCCCATCTAATAATGTGCCCATAACTGGAAG GGACTTGAGTCTTGCAATAGATTGTGCTCTTAGCGGCCAACAGTTATCATCGGTGCAAAAGCCTAG TGTTGGATGCAGCATAAAATGGCATCCAGAAAAAAGCCAGTGA